GCAGCGGGTCGCGGTGCCCGGCGTGGACGGAGCCGTGGTTGGCGCGGACCCTGGCCAGCAGGGGATCGAGGTAGAGCGAGATGAGGGTGCGCGTGGGGTCGAGGCTCTCGGCCTCGTGGGCGACGAGCAGTTCGCCGTCGACGAGGAAGATGTCGGCCTCGACGCTGGTGAATCCGTGTGCGAGTGCGTCGTGCAGAGGGCGCGGGTGCAGGTAGTCGTTGTGCGCGTGGGCCCGGGCCAGCGGGCGGGGGCCGCGCGGGCGGACGGTGCCGCCCGGTGCCGCGGCGGCGGCCTGGGCCGGGATGGACACGCCCGCGGCTGCTGCGGCCAGGGCGGTGGTGACGACTCTGCGACGGGTCAGGTGTGCCATGGGGTCTCCCTGAGACGTTGGGGCGGGCAGAGTGGACGGGGGGACGCGACGAGTATGGGCGCGTGGCACCCCCTCAAGGCAGGTACCTGCCAAGAGTTGAGCGTGCCGTCGCCCATGCGTCGGCTGTGCTGCGCCTGCTGTTCCCCTGTCCCGCCGCCCGGACATGCCGGGGCGGGGACACGTGTGGTCACGTGTCCCCGCCCCGGGCCCGCGCTACGGAGCCGGCAGATCCACCAGCGCGGCCACGGCCTCACGGTGGCGGCCCGCGGTGCCGTAGGCGATGGAGTCCGCCTTGGCCCGCTTCAGATACAGATGTGCGGGGTGTTCCCACGTCATCCCGATCCCACCGTGCAGCTGGACGCATTCCTCGGCCGCGTGCACGGCGGCCCCGGAGCAGTAGGCCTGCGCCACGGCCACCGCGAGCGGGGCGTCGGGGCTGCCGGTCGCCAGCGCGTCAGCGGCGTTGCGTGCGGCGGCGCGCGCGGAGACCACCTCCAGCCAGAGCTGGGCCATGCGGTGCTTGAGCGACTGGAACGAGCCCACCGGCCTGTTGAACTGGTGGCGTTCGCGGGTGTGCCGGACGGTCTCGGTCAGGCACCACTCGGCCAGCCCGAGCTGCTCGGACGCGAGCAGTCCGGCACCGGCCAGCAGGCCCCTGCCCACGGCCTCGGCGGCGGGGCCCGCGTCCGCGAGCAGGGTTCCGGTCGCGCCGGTGAGGGTGACCGTGGCGAGCGGGCGGGTCAGGTCGAGAGGGACGAGCGGCTGTACGGCGACCCCGTCCCCTGCGGTCTCCACCGCGTACAGGCCGTCAGCCGTGGGCACCAGGAGCACATCGGCCGTGACGGCCTCGGCGACTGCGCTCACGGTCCGTTCCAGGGTGCCGGCCATCGCGGCGCCCGCGTCGGCGGGTGGCGTGGAGAACGGCAGGGCGAGCACGGCGACCTTGCTGCCGGAGGCCAGCTCACCGAGGAGGCCAGCGGCCGGCCCTCCGTCGGCGCCCAGCGCGAGCAGGATCTCGGTCGCGACGACGGCGCTCGTCAGGTAGGGCGCAGGGGCGACGCTGCGCCCGAGCTCCTCCAGGACGACGGCGGCCTCGCGGTGGGTGGCGCCCTGGCCGCCCAGCTTCTCCGGCACCAGCAGCCCCGCTGCCCCGATACCCACGGCCAGCGATTCCCACAACCGCAGGTCGTACGGCGTGTCGGACTCGATGCCGGCGATCACTGTCGGCGCGTCGGCCCGGTCGGCGAGCAGCGCGCGCACGGCGGACCGCAGGTCCTCCTCGGCTTCCGAGTAGAGCAGGTCGGGTGCCTGGGCGGCTTCTGTCTGTACGGTCATCGGGCAAGATCCTTCCAGGCGACGTCCTTGTCGTTACGCGGCTCGACGGGCAGGCGGAGGACGCGCTCGGCGACGATGTTGAGCAGGACCTCGCTCGTGCCGCCCTCGATGGAATTGCCCTTGGACCGGAGATAGCGGTAGCCGGCGTCCCGCCCGGTGAAGTCGACGATCTCCGGGCGCCGCATGGTCCAGTCGCCGTACAACATGCCTTCGTCACCGAGGAGTTCCACCTCGAGTCCGCTGATCTCCTGGTTGAGACGGGCGAACGCGAGTTTCATGCCGGAGCCCTCGGGGCCGGGCTGTCCCGCGACGAGCTGCTGGCGCAGCCGCTCGCCGGTGAGCCTGGCGACCTCGGCCTCGACCCACAGCGTGAGCAGCCGCTGGTGGAGGTCGTGGGTGCGCAGTTCCGGCTGCTCGCGCCAGGTCTTCGCGACGGTGCCGATCATGCCGCCCTCGCGGGGGATCCGGGCTCCGCCGATCGAGACGCGCTCGTTCATCAGGGTGGTCTGCGCGACCTTCCAGCCGTCGCCCACCGGTCCGAGGCGCCTGCTGTCCGGGATGCGTACGCCGGTGAGGAAGACCTCGTTGAACTCGGCCTCGCCGGTGATCTGACGCAGCGGCCGCACCTCGACGCCGGGGTCGGTCATGTCGCAGATGAAGTAACTGATGCCACGGTGCTTGGGAACGTCGGGGTCGGTGCGGGCGATCAGGATCGCCCAGCGGGCCACATGGGCGCTGGACGTCCAGACCTTCTGCCCGTCGACCACCCAGTCCTCCCCGTCCCTGACCGCGCGCGTGCCCAGCGCGGCGAGGTCGGATCCGGCACCGGGCTCGCTGAAGAGCTGGCACCACACCTCGTCACCGGTCCACAGCGGCCGGAGGAAGCGCTGTTTCTGCTCCTCGGTGCCGTAGCCGAGGATCGTCGGAGCGGCCATGCCGAGCCCGATGCCGATACGGCGCGGATCGTTGTCGGGGGCTCCGGCGGCGGCGAGTTCGGCGTCGACGACGGGCTGGAGGGAACGCGGCGCGTCGAGCCCGCCGAGACCGACGGGGTAGTGCACCCAGGCCAGACCGGCGTCGAAGCGCGCTTTCAGGAAGTCGGCGCGGCCCGTGGTGGCGGGCGGACGGGCCGCCAGCAGCTCCTGGGTGAGACGGCGGATCCCTGCCGCGTCGATGACGGTGCTCATCGGGTTCCTCCTGACGGCAGGACGACGATTCGGCCGGTGCTGGTGCCGTCGGCGACCCGCTGGACGGCTCGTGCGGCGTCGGCCATGGGGACACGCTCGCTGATCAGCGGCTTGACGACGCCCCGGGCCGCGAGCTCGGTGAGCTCGTCGTGACAGGCGCGGACGGCGGCGGGGTCCTTGGTGTTGTACAGGCCCCAGTGGAGTCCGACGATCGAGTAGTTCTTCACCAGGGCGTGGTTGAGGCCGGGGGTGGGGATGGCGCCGCTCGCGAAGCCGACGACCAGGACACGGCCCTCGAAGGCGATGCACTTGACGGACTTGGCATAGGCGTCGCCGCCGACCGGGTCGTAGACGACGTCCGCGCCCCGTCCTCCCGTGGCCTCCTTGACCGCCGCGACGATGTCCTCGCTGCGGCGGTCGATGACCAGGTCGCATCCGAGCTCGCGGGCGACGGCGGCCTTCTCGGGACCTCCGACGACCCCGATGACGGTGGCGCCGGCCGCCTTTCCGAGCTGGACCGCGGCGCTCCCGACACCGCCCGCGGCAGCGTGGACCAGCAGCGTTTCACCGGCCTGCAGACGGGCGCGACGGTGCAGCCCGAACCAGCCGGTCT
The DNA window shown above is from Streptomyces sp. Alt3 and carries:
- a CDS encoding acyl-CoA dehydrogenase family protein, translated to MTVQTEAAQAPDLLYSEAEEDLRSAVRALLADRADAPTVIAGIESDTPYDLRLWESLAVGIGAAGLLVPEKLGGQGATHREAAVVLEELGRSVAPAPYLTSAVVATEILLALGADGGPAAGLLGELASGSKVAVLALPFSTPPADAGAAMAGTLERTVSAVAEAVTADVLLVPTADGLYAVETAGDGVAVQPLVPLDLTRPLATVTLTGATGTLLADAGPAAEAVGRGLLAGAGLLASEQLGLAEWCLTETVRHTRERHQFNRPVGSFQSLKHRMAQLWLEVVSARAAARNAADALATGSPDAPLAVAVAQAYCSGAAVHAAEECVQLHGGIGMTWEHPAHLYLKRAKADSIAYGTAGRHREAVAALVDLPAP
- a CDS encoding NADPH:quinone oxidoreductase family protein; this translates as MQAWRVHRNGEPSEVMQLDETDRPTPGDGQVLIEVRAANVNFPDALLCRGQYQVRPPLPFTPGVEICGVTADGRRVLATPALPHGGLAEYVVADEAGLLPAPDSLDDAEAAALHIGYQTGWFGLHRRARLQAGETLLVHAAAGGVGSAAVQLGKAAGATVIGVVGGPEKAAVARELGCDLVIDRRSEDIVAAVKEATGGRGADVVYDPVGGDAYAKSVKCIAFEGRVLVVGFASGAIPTPGLNHALVKNYSIVGLHWGLYNTKDPAAVRACHDELTELAARGVVKPLISERVPMADAARAVQRVADGTSTGRIVVLPSGGTR
- a CDS encoding acyl-CoA dehydrogenase family protein, giving the protein MSTVIDAAGIRRLTQELLAARPPATTGRADFLKARFDAGLAWVHYPVGLGGLDAPRSLQPVVDAELAAAGAPDNDPRRIGIGLGMAAPTILGYGTEEQKQRFLRPLWTGDEVWCQLFSEPGAGSDLAALGTRAVRDGEDWVVDGQKVWTSSAHVARWAILIARTDPDVPKHRGISYFICDMTDPGVEVRPLRQITGEAEFNEVFLTGVRIPDSRRLGPVGDGWKVAQTTLMNERVSIGGARIPREGGMIGTVAKTWREQPELRTHDLHQRLLTLWVEAEVARLTGERLRQQLVAGQPGPEGSGMKLAFARLNQEISGLEVELLGDEGMLYGDWTMRRPEIVDFTGRDAGYRYLRSKGNSIEGGTSEVLLNIVAERVLRLPVEPRNDKDVAWKDLAR